In Pseudomonas sp. PDNC002, the DNA window GGCAGACGACTGCGGCCGGCCATCGGCGCCCTTCAGATCGGATTCGAACACACGCCGGTAGAATCCGCCCTCGGGATGCGGGGCGAGATTCAGGGTGTCGATCAGCTGGCGGGCGCGGGGATGCATCAGGCCTTCAGCGCGGCAATGAACTCGGCCAGCCACGGCTCGGAGTCGGTTTCCTGGTCCACGGTCTCGCTGCCGTCCAGGCGCAGCATCGGCACCACTTCCTGTACGCCCAGTTCGGCGAACAGCTCGCGCACCTGCTCGCCACCGCCGCAGTAGGTGTCGCCATAGCTGGAATCGCCCAGCGCCAGCACGCCGCCAGGACGACCGCGCCATTCGGCCGGCAGGCGGTCGCGGATGGCGTGGAACAGCGGCTGGAAGCTGTCGGGCAGGTCGCCCATGCCGGTGGTGGAGGTCACCACCAGGAAGGCTTCGGGAGCGAAATCGATCATCGCGTCCAGGGTGGCCCGCGGGTCGAACCAGGCTTCAAAGCCGGCGGCTTCGAGTAGGCGCTTGGCGTGACGCGCGACTTCTTCGGCGGTGCCATAGACCGATCCGGACAGGATGGCGACTTTCATGTTCACTCCCACAAGGCAAGACAAGGCCGCCCATTATGCCCCATCCGTGTCGCGCCGCGCCGGGGCTGGTATAGTTTTGCCCTACCCGGCCGCTAGGACATTGTCCCGCGCGGCGCTTCCCCCGATTCCGCGAGGCGTGCATGGGCCAGACCCCAGCCCCCATCCTGATCACCGGCGCCAGCCAGCGCATCGGCCTGCATTGCGCGAAACGCCTGCTGCAAGACGGCCAGCCGGTCATCGCGACCTATCGCCAGGAAAAACCCGGCATCGCCGAGCTGCGCGAACTGGGCGCCACCTGCCTGCACGCCGAACTGGCCGATGAAGCCGGCATCCTCGCCTTCATCGCCGACCTGAACGATCACACCGACCGCCTGCGCGCGATCATCCACAACGCCTCGGCGTGGATCGCCGAACAGCCGGGTGGCGATGCGCGGGCCTTCGAAACGCTGTTCCGCGTGCACATGCTGGCGCCCTACCTGATCAACCTGCGCTGCAGCGAACTGCTCGAACGCGACGCCAGCGAACGCGGCGCCCCGGCGGACATCATCCACCTCTCCGACGACGTCGCCCGCAAGGGCAGCGCCAACCGCATCGCCTACTGCGCCAGCAAGGCCGGGCTGGACAACCTCACGCTGTCCTTCGCCGCCAGCCTCGCACCGCGCATCAAGGTCAACGGCATCGCGCCGGCACTGATCATGTTCAATCCCGGCGACGACGCCGAGTACCGCGCCCGCACCCTGGCGAAATCCGCCATGGGCATCGAGCCCGGCCCGGACGTGATCTACCAGAGCGTGCGCTACCTGCTCGACAGCCCCTACGTGACCGGCACCACCCTGACCGTCAACGGCGGCCGGCACCTCAAATGACCCGCCCGGTGCGGGCACGAGGAACTCCCACCATGATCGAAGACCTGTCTCACCACTACCGTGAGATTCTCCTCGGGCTCGGCGAAGACCCGACCCGCGAGGGCCTGCTGGACACCCCCAAGCGCGCGGCCAAGGCCATGCAGTACCTCTGCCACGGCTACGCACAGACGCTGGACGAGATCGTCAACGGCGCACTGTTCGCCTCGGACAATGACGAAATGGTCATCGTCAAGGACATCGAGCTCTACTCGCTGTGCGAACATCACCTGCTGCCCTTCATCGGCAAGGCCCATGTGGCGTACATTCCCACCGGCAAGGTGCTGGGCCTGTCGAAAGTGGCGCGCATCGTCGATATGTTCGCCCGTCGCCTGCAGATCCAGGAAAGCCTCACCCGGCAGATCGCCGAGGCAGTCCAGCAGGTCACCAGCGCCGCCGGCGTGGCGGTGGTGATCGAGGCGCAGCACATGTGCATGATGATGCGCGGGGTGGAGAAGCAGAACTCGGTGATGAACACCTCGGTGATGCTCGGCGCCTTCCGCGAGTCGACCAATACCCGCCAGGAATTCCTGCAACTGATCGGACGGAGCAAGTGAAATGACGCAACTGCAGCCGGGCATGGCGCGAATCCGGGTCAAGGACCTGCGTGTGCGCACCTACATCGGCATCAAGGAGGAGGAAATCCTCAACAAGCAGGATGTGCTGATCAACCTCACCATCCTCTACCCCGCTGGCGATGCGGTGCAGGTCAACGATATCGACCACGCGCTGAACTACCGCACCATCACCAAGGCGATCATCGCCCATGTCGAGGAAAACCGCTTCGCCCTGCTGGAGCGCCTGACCCAGGAGCTGCTCGACCTGGTCATGGCCAACCCGGCCGTGCACTACGCCGAAGTGGAAGTGGACAAGCCGCACGCCCTGCGCTTCGCCGAATCGGTATCCATCGCCCTCGCCGCGCAACGCTGAAGGCCGCCAAAGCACCTGCACGCCCGTGCCAGTCGGCCAACGGGCGTTGCTGGCAGATCGCCCGCCTCTTAGAATCTCGCCAGCCCCGCCATGCGCCTCTGATGCGCCTTTGTAGAGAGACATGCCATGACCGAGCCGATGAACCTGACCGACGAACAGCGCACCGCACTGGAAGCCGCGGCATTCCGTACCCTGGTGCAGCACCTGCGTACCCGCAAGGACGTGCAGAACATCGATCTGATGAATCTTGCCGGGTTCTGCCGCAACTGCCTGTCCAAGTGGTACAAGGCGGCGGCGGACGACATGAGCCTGGACGTCAGCCCGGACCAGGCCCGCGAAGAGATCTACGGCATGCCTTACGCCGAATGGAAGGCCAAGTACCAGACGGAAGCGACCCCTGCCCAGCAGACAGCCTTCGATAACGCGAAGAAACACTAAGAGTTTGCCTTGATGACCCTCACCGATTTTCGCGTGCGCCTGCGCAGCGAGCAGCACCTGTTCACCGACACCCTGGCGTACATCGCCGAACACTACAGCTACAGCCCCAGCGCTTTCACCAACGGTTCCGTGGAAAACCCCGCCGGACAGAACGAAGGTTCCTGCAAGACCCTGGGCTTCGCCATCCTCGAAGGCCTGAGCCAGGAAGAAAGCCTGCTGGCGTTCGGCGAGCACTACCGCGCCGTACGCGAGCACCCGGAAGGCACCGACCACGCCAACATCCGCGCACTGCAAATCACCGGCCTCGCCGGGGTCAACTTCGAGCGCCAACCCCTGTCGCGCCGCGGCTGAGGCCACTCGCTCGATGAAAAAAGCCCCGCGGATGCGGGGCTTTTTTTGGGGGCCAATCGCTCGATCGCAGAAAGCTGAACTCCAGGAGCGGACCTTGTCCGCGAAATCCGCTGCGGCGGCTCCATGAAGGATCGGGCCCCGTCCGCAATCAACCGACCTGCCGGCCCTCGCCCTCGTCTCGCGCGCGCACCTGTTCCCGCAGCCACTGGCGGAACAGCAGCACCTCCGGCGGTGGACGCTTGCCGCCCTTTGGCAACAGCAGGTAGTGGGCCTGGTCGATGGGCAGTTCGCCATCGAACGCGGCCACTACCCTGCCGGCATCCAGGTAAGGCTGAGCCAGGCTGCGCAGCACCAACGCAAAACCCGAACCGGCAGCGGCCAGCTCCAACGCCGTCAGCGAGGTGTCCACTTGCACACCCTTGCGGCTGGTGAAGTCGGCGACTCCGGCCGCCCGGAACCAGCGAGTCCACAGATCCTCGCAGCCCATGATGTGGATCAGATTGCGCTGCGCCAGGCTTACCAACTGCTCGTCGCTACCGGCCCTCGCCCGCCATACCGGGCTACACACCGGAATGGACGCCTCGGTCTGGATCAGTTCGGCATCGAATCCCTCCCAATGCCCATCGCCGAAGCGGATGTCGATGGCGCTATGGTCCGCACTCAGCGCATCAGCCCAGATATCGGCGAACAGCCGCACCTCGATGTTCGGGTAGAGCGCCATGAACTCACCGAGCCTGGGGGCCAGCCAGAGCACTGCGAAGGCCGCCGTCGAACGCACGGTAATGGAGCGATCGCCGCGGCTACCGAACAGACCGACAGTCGACATCGACAGCTCATCGAACGCCTTGCGGATCGAAGGCAGGTAGGCCAGTCCCATGTCCGTCAGGCGCACACCACGCGGCAAGCGCTCGAACAACTGGAACCCCAGGTACTGCTCCAGGGAGCGAATCTGCAGGCTGACCGCCGCGGGCGTCATGTGCAGCTCATTCGCCGCCGCCGAGAAGCTCAGGTTGCGCGCCGCCGCTTCGAAGGAGCGCAGCCAGGGAAGATGAGGAAGTTGATGGCCCACCGTGCACCTTTAAATTTTTTTGCCCCAAAGGAGCGTTTTTTCTTGTTTGTCTTAAGGTGAGCCTCCCCCAAACAATCCCCCCAACGCAAGTGCAGTACGACAGCGCCCGACATCCAAGGCGAATCGGGCCGTCACACGGAATCATCTTGGCTGGGAGGGGCGCATGGCGTCAGTGGGCGAGTTCGACTACATCATCGTTGGCAGCGGATCGGCCGGGTCGGTACTCGCCGAACGGCTTTCCAGCGAAGGGGCATCGGTGCTCGTGCTCGAGGCGGGCGGCAGCGACCGGCGCTTCTGGATCAAGGTACCGATCGGCTACGGCCGGACCTTCTACGACGAGCGGATCAACTGGAAATACAGTACCGAGCCGGACCCCGCCACCAAGGATCGCCGCAGCTACTGGCCACGCGGCCGGGTGATTGGCGGCTCCAGCTCGATCAACGCCATGGTCTACTGCCGAGGCCTGCCAGTGGACTTCGACGGCTGGCGCCAGCTCGGCAACGTTGGCTGGGGTTGGAACGACGTGCTGCCCTACTACGAGCGTACCGAGCGGCGTGTGGATGCCCAGGGCAATGCCCAGCCCGGTGGCGCTCTGTTTGTCTCGGATGTCAGCACGGAACTGCACCCGCTGCGCGAGCACTTCTTCTCCGCCGCCCGCGAACTTGGCCTGCCCTTTACCTCGGATTTCAACGGGCCGCATCCGGAGGGTGTGGGTAGCTACCAGATCAACACCCGTGCCGGCATGCGCTGCTCCGCCGCCGATGCCTTCCTGCGCCCAGCCATGCGTCGCAGCCATGTCCGACTGATCACCCAGGCATTGGCGCGACGGGTAGTGTTCGACGGCCGGCGAGCGGCGGGCATCGAGTTCGAGCGCCATGGCCAGTTACTCAGCGCACGCTCCCGGCGTGAAGTGATCCTCTGCGCCGGTGCAATCAACTCCCCGCAATTGCTGCAGCTTTCCGGCGTAGGTCCCGCCGATCTGTTGCAACGCCTGGGCATCCCGGTGGTGCTCGACCAGCCAATGGTGGGCGGACAATTGCAGGATCACCTGGGCATCAACTACTTCTATCGCTCCACCGAGCCAACGCTGAATGATCAGTTGGCGCCGCTGCATGGAAAGTTACTGGCCGGGATGCGTTACCTGCTGACCCGTCGCGGACCGCTGAGCGTGAGCGTCAACCAGTCGGGCGGCTTCGTGCGTGCCGACGAGCGCAGCCAGGCACCGGACATGCAGCTGTACTTCAACCCGGTCACCTATTCGACGGCCCCCGAAGGCAAGCGGCCGCTGATGAACCCGGACCCCTTCCCCGGCTTCATCATTTCCTTCCAGCCCTGCCGCCCGCTGAGCCGGGGACGCATCGACATCCGCTCGGCGAACCCGCGGGAAACCCCGCTCATCCGCCCCAACTACCTGAGCGAGGAAGAGGACATCCGCGGGGTGATCGCCGGCGGCCGGTTGATCCAGCGCCTGATGCGGACGCAAGCGCTGCGCCGGCTGGTGCAGGAAGCCATCCCGCCGGACCTCGACGGCATGGACGACGAACAGATTCTCGACGACTTCCGCGAACGTTGCGGTTCGGTCTTCCATCCGGTCGGTACCTGCAGGATGGGCGCGGACGCTCGCCACTCGGTGGTGGATAGTCATCTGCGCGTCCATGGGTTGGACGGCCTGCGTGTGGTCGACGCGTCGATCTTCCCCACCATCACCTCGGGAAACACCAATGCCCCCACCATCATGGTGGCGCAGAAGGCCGCGGACCTGATCCTGGCCGACCAACGACAAAAGGTAAGCGCATGATGCGAATCAGCAAGCTCGAAACGTTCTGCAACGCCTACGTAGGCTTCGTGCGAGTCACCAGCGAATGCGGCAGTGTGGGCTGGGGTCAGCTGTCCACCTACCACGCCGACATCACCGCGCAAGTCTTCCACCGGCAGATCGCTCCGTGGGCGCTCGGCGCCGACGCTCGAGACATCGAGAATCTGGTCAGCATCATTCCCGAGCGCGAGCACAAGTTTCCCGGCAGCTACCTCTACCGTGCCATCGCCGGCCTGGATACGGCCCTGTGGGACCTGCGCGGCAAGGTCGAGGGCAAGCCGGTGGTCGAATTGCTCGGCGGCCAGCCGGGCAAGCTGCGCGCTTACGCCTCATCGATGAAACGCGACATCACTCCCGATGCGGAAGCCCAGCGCATGCTGCGCCTGCGCGACCGCTACGGTTTCGATGCCTTCAAATTTCGCGTGGGCAGCGAGTGCGGCCACGACCGCGACGAGTGGCCCGGCCGCACGGAAGCCATCGTGCCGACAATGCGCCGCGCGCTGGGCGACCAGGCTGAGCTGCTGGTCGACGGAAACTCAGGCTATTCGCCCAACCGCGCCATCGAGGTCGGTCGCATGCTTGAGCAGCACGGCATCGTCCATTTCGAAGAGCCGTGTCCTTACTGGGAGCTTGAGCAAACCCGCCAAGTGCGCCAGGCGCTATCGCTGGACGTGACGGGTGGCGAACAGGACTGCGAGCTGCCCACCTGGCGGCGGATGATCGAGATGCGCGCGGTCGACATCGTGCAGCCGGACATCCTCTATCTTGGCGGCATCTGCCGCTCTCTGCAGGTGGCCGGCATGGCCGCCGAAGCGGGGCTGCCGGTCACACCGCACAGCGCCAACCTGTCGCTGGTGACGCTGTTCACCATGCACTTCCTGAAAGCCCTGCCCAACGCCGGCAAATATCTTGAGCTGTCCATCGAAGGGCAGGATTACTACCCCTGGCAGGATGGCTTGTTCGTCGAGTCGCCCTTCCGCGTGGAAGGAGGTCACGTCACGGTCGGCGACGCGCCCGGCTGGGGCGTGGAGATAGCCCCGCAGTGGCTGGAAAAATCCACCTACCAGATCAGCGAGGCCAGCCGATGAGCCAGACCACCGACGCCCTGATCCACGAGTATTTCGCCACCGGCACTCTCGCTTATCTGCCCGACGCGCACTTCATCGACGGTACCTGGCGCGCCAGTGCTGGCGGCGAAACCCTGGAAGTGTTCGACCCCGGCCTGGGCAAGGCTTTCACCCAGGTCGCGGCCGGCGATGAGGAAGACGTCGACGCCGCCGTAAGTGCCGCTGACTCCGCCACACGGGGCCCCTGGCGCAAGATGCTGCCGGCCGACCGCAGTCGCATCCTGCTGCGCGCCGCCGAGGCGATACGCAGCAATGCCGAGCGCCTGGCGGTGATCGAAACCCTCGACAACGGCAAGACCCTCGCTGAAGCACAGAGCGACGTACGCAACACCGCGCGAATCTTCGAATACTACGCCGGCATCGCCGACAAACTGCAGGGCGAAACCATACCCCTGGGCGCTGATCACTTCTCCTGTACCCAGCTTGAGCCGGTGGGTGTGACGGCCCACATCATTCCCTGGAATTACCCCATTTCCACCGCCGCCCGTGGACTCGCACCGGCGCTGGCGGCAGGTTGCACCGCGGTGCTCAAGCCAGCCGAGCAGACTCCGCTCAGCGCCCTGTTACTGGCGGGACTGTTGAACCAGGCTGGTCTGCCGCCGGGCGTGTGCAACGTGGTGAACGGCACCGGCAGCAAGGTCGGCAGTGCCCTGACAAGCCATCCCAAGGTGCGCCATGTGACCTTCACCGGGTCGGTCAATACCGGCATCCATGTGATGCAGGCCGCCGCGCGCAACATCGCCAGCGTCACCCTGGAACTGGGCGGCAAGTCACCTGCCATCGTCCTCGCCGACGCCGATCTGGATGCGGCACTGGATGACGTGCTCTGGGCCATCTACTCCAACGCCGGGCAGATCTGCTCCGCC includes these proteins:
- a CDS encoding mandelate racemase/muconate lactonizing enzyme family protein, with translation MMRISKLETFCNAYVGFVRVTSECGSVGWGQLSTYHADITAQVFHRQIAPWALGADARDIENLVSIIPEREHKFPGSYLYRAIAGLDTALWDLRGKVEGKPVVELLGGQPGKLRAYASSMKRDITPDAEAQRMLRLRDRYGFDAFKFRVGSECGHDRDEWPGRTEAIVPTMRRALGDQAELLVDGNSGYSPNRAIEVGRMLEQHGIVHFEEPCPYWELEQTRQVRQALSLDVTGGEQDCELPTWRRMIEMRAVDIVQPDILYLGGICRSLQVAGMAAEAGLPVTPHSANLSLVTLFTMHFLKALPNAGKYLELSIEGQDYYPWQDGLFVESPFRVEGGHVTVGDAPGWGVEIAPQWLEKSTYQISEASR
- a CDS encoding HopJ type III effector protein, which encodes MTLTDFRVRLRSEQHLFTDTLAYIAEHYSYSPSAFTNGSVENPAGQNEGSCKTLGFAILEGLSQEESLLAFGEHYRAVREHPEGTDHANIRALQITGLAGVNFERQPLSRRG
- the folX gene encoding dihydroneopterin triphosphate 2'-epimerase — translated: MTQLQPGMARIRVKDLRVRTYIGIKEEEILNKQDVLINLTILYPAGDAVQVNDIDHALNYRTITKAIIAHVEENRFALLERLTQELLDLVMANPAVHYAEVEVDKPHALRFAESVSIALAAQR
- a CDS encoding GMC family oxidoreductase N-terminal domain-containing protein; amino-acid sequence: MASVGEFDYIIVGSGSAGSVLAERLSSEGASVLVLEAGGSDRRFWIKVPIGYGRTFYDERINWKYSTEPDPATKDRRSYWPRGRVIGGSSSINAMVYCRGLPVDFDGWRQLGNVGWGWNDVLPYYERTERRVDAQGNAQPGGALFVSDVSTELHPLREHFFSAARELGLPFTSDFNGPHPEGVGSYQINTRAGMRCSAADAFLRPAMRRSHVRLITQALARRVVFDGRRAAGIEFERHGQLLSARSRREVILCAGAINSPQLLQLSGVGPADLLQRLGIPVVLDQPMVGGQLQDHLGINYFYRSTEPTLNDQLAPLHGKLLAGMRYLLTRRGPLSVSVNQSGGFVRADERSQAPDMQLYFNPVTYSTAPEGKRPLMNPDPFPGFIISFQPCRPLSRGRIDIRSANPRETPLIRPNYLSEEEDIRGVIAGGRLIQRLMRTQALRRLVQEAIPPDLDGMDDEQILDDFRERCGSVFHPVGTCRMGADARHSVVDSHLRVHGLDGLRVVDASIFPTITSGNTNAPTIMVAQKAADLILADQRQKVSA
- a CDS encoding LysR substrate-binding domain-containing protein, translating into MGHQLPHLPWLRSFEAAARNLSFSAAANELHMTPAAVSLQIRSLEQYLGFQLFERLPRGVRLTDMGLAYLPSIRKAFDELSMSTVGLFGSRGDRSITVRSTAAFAVLWLAPRLGEFMALYPNIEVRLFADIWADALSADHSAIDIRFGDGHWEGFDAELIQTEASIPVCSPVWRARAGSDEQLVSLAQRNLIHIMGCEDLWTRWFRAAGVADFTSRKGVQVDTSLTALELAAAGSGFALVLRSLAQPYLDAGRVVAAFDGELPIDQAHYLLLPKGGKRPPPEVLLFRQWLREQVRARDEGEGRQVG
- a CDS encoding DUF1244 domain-containing protein — translated: MTEPMNLTDEQRTALEAAAFRTLVQHLRTRKDVQNIDLMNLAGFCRNCLSKWYKAAADDMSLDVSPDQAREEIYGMPYAEWKAKYQTEATPAQQTAFDNAKKH
- a CDS encoding aldehyde dehydrogenase family protein; this translates as MSQTTDALIHEYFATGTLAYLPDAHFIDGTWRASAGGETLEVFDPGLGKAFTQVAAGDEEDVDAAVSAADSATRGPWRKMLPADRSRILLRAAEAIRSNAERLAVIETLDNGKTLAEAQSDVRNTARIFEYYAGIADKLQGETIPLGADHFSCTQLEPVGVTAHIIPWNYPISTAARGLAPALAAGCTAVLKPAEQTPLSALLLAGLLNQAGLPPGVCNVVNGTGSKVGSALTSHPKVRHVTFTGSVNTGIHVMQAAARNIASVTLELGGKSPAIVLADADLDAALDDVLWAIYSNAGQICSAGSRLIIERSVHERFVERLAERARQLSLGHGLRNPDIGAITTPEQLRKIEDYVDGARTRGVRVAAGGRRVCDTASDAGWFFQPTLLDNLRIDDPLVQEEVFGPVLSVQVADSAEHALELANATPFGLAAGIYTRDFSRAMRMARDLDAGQIYINEYFAGGVETPFGGNKRSGFGREKGLEGLRAYYAVKTVTARI
- the folM gene encoding dihydromonapterin reductase encodes the protein MGQTPAPILITGASQRIGLHCAKRLLQDGQPVIATYRQEKPGIAELRELGATCLHAELADEAGILAFIADLNDHTDRLRAIIHNASAWIAEQPGGDARAFETLFRVHMLAPYLINLRCSELLERDASERGAPADIIHLSDDVARKGSANRIAYCASKAGLDNLTLSFAASLAPRIKVNGIAPALIMFNPGDDAEYRARTLAKSAMGIEPGPDVIYQSVRYLLDSPYVTGTTLTVNGGRHLK
- a CDS encoding flavodoxin, with product MKVAILSGSVYGTAEEVARHAKRLLEAAGFEAWFDPRATLDAMIDFAPEAFLVVTSTTGMGDLPDSFQPLFHAIRDRLPAEWRGRPGGVLALGDSSYGDTYCGGGEQVRELFAELGVQEVVPMLRLDGSETVDQETDSEPWLAEFIAALKA
- the folE gene encoding GTP cyclohydrolase I FolE, with translation MIEDLSHHYREILLGLGEDPTREGLLDTPKRAAKAMQYLCHGYAQTLDEIVNGALFASDNDEMVIVKDIELYSLCEHHLLPFIGKAHVAYIPTGKVLGLSKVARIVDMFARRLQIQESLTRQIAEAVQQVTSAAGVAVVIEAQHMCMMMRGVEKQNSVMNTSVMLGAFRESTNTRQEFLQLIGRSK